In the genome of Pigmentiphaga litoralis, one region contains:
- a CDS encoding ferritin-like domain-containing protein, with translation MPVKNDATQQNGSQDKFQFDLEAVRAKARQNLESGAVTQAYAGNREEIIKMLNEALATELVCVLRYKRHYFMAKGIHSEAVAAEFAEHAGQEQEHADSIAERIVQLGGEPDFNPATLLDRSHAQYVPGKSLQDMIREDLVAERIAIDSYKAMVDYIGADDPTTRRMLEQILAVEEEHADDMSDLLELN, from the coding sequence ATGCCAGTCAAGAACGACGCGACCCAACAGAACGGCTCGCAGGACAAGTTTCAGTTCGACCTCGAAGCGGTCCGTGCAAAGGCACGTCAGAACCTCGAGTCCGGCGCAGTGACGCAGGCCTATGCCGGCAACCGCGAAGAAATCATCAAGATGCTGAACGAAGCACTCGCGACCGAGCTGGTCTGTGTGCTGCGCTACAAGCGCCACTATTTCATGGCCAAGGGTATCCATTCGGAAGCCGTTGCCGCTGAATTTGCCGAGCACGCTGGCCAGGAGCAGGAACACGCTGATTCGATCGCCGAGCGTATCGTCCAGCTGGGCGGCGAGCCCGACTTCAACCCTGCCACGCTGCTGGATCGCAGCCATGCGCAATATGTTCCAGGCAAGTCGCTGCAGGACATGATTCGTGAAGATCTGGTGGCCGAACGTATCGCCATCGACAGCTACAAGGCCATGGTCGACTACATCGGCGCAGATGACCCGACCACCCGCCGTATGCTGGAACAGATCCTGGCCGTGGAAGAAGAGCACGCCGACGACATGTCGGACCTGCTGGAACTGAACTAA
- a CDS encoding EAL domain-containing protein, whose product MTRPSPSTLINALREYPDLRKALRVTADGTVVGRFYEFDLASGFQRIVRLGAPIAADPHAAPTVVAYDAYARSSGQAGDTISPWGLFSRAAEDATVVWLDRLCRVVHTVNYVSQGGSNVPLHLRVHGRLLAAIAQDHGHTFRDMLDAMGVPLGVARGVSRGKSPENSAADTHGIVLQLPETATYDADLAAQLIGSYRRYGFGIALQASGAALAMARIKAFGPDVMKVDVRTLNQPEQQVPELLRAAEHGATQLVFTRIDNPRIAQTLAALGAAFGQGYFFDLPAAMLADAAVRA is encoded by the coding sequence ATGACACGACCTTCTCCCTCTACCCTGATCAACGCCCTGCGCGAGTACCCGGATCTGCGCAAGGCGCTGCGGGTGACGGCAGACGGCACGGTCGTGGGCCGTTTCTACGAATTCGATCTGGCCAGCGGCTTTCAGCGGATCGTGCGCCTGGGCGCGCCAATCGCCGCCGACCCGCATGCCGCACCCACCGTTGTCGCCTACGACGCCTATGCCCGTTCCAGCGGACAAGCCGGCGACACCATCAGCCCATGGGGATTGTTTTCGCGCGCAGCCGAAGACGCCACGGTGGTCTGGCTGGACCGCCTGTGCCGTGTGGTGCATACCGTCAATTATGTGTCGCAGGGGGGCAGTAATGTCCCGCTGCACCTACGCGTGCACGGACGCCTGCTGGCGGCGATCGCTCAGGACCACGGCCATACCTTCCGTGACATGCTGGACGCGATGGGCGTGCCGCTGGGGGTAGCACGGGGGGTGTCGCGGGGGAAGTCACCGGAGAATTCCGCCGCTGACACGCACGGCATCGTCCTGCAGCTTCCGGAGACGGCAACCTACGATGCCGATCTGGCCGCACAGCTGATCGGCAGCTACCGCCGCTACGGTTTCGGGATCGCGCTACAGGCGTCGGGCGCAGCCCTTGCCATGGCGCGTATCAAGGCTTTCGGTCCTGACGTGATGAAGGTCGACGTGCGCACGTTGAACCAGCCCGAACAGCAAGTGCCCGAACTGCTTCGTGCCGCAGAGCACGGTGCGACCCAGCTTGTCTTTACCCGCATCGACAATCCACGGATCGCGCAGACCCTGGCAGCCCTTGGCGCAGCCTTCGGCCAGGGCTACTTCTTTGATCTGCCGGCCGCCATGCTGGCGGACGCGGCTGTCAGAGCCTGA
- the rsgA gene encoding ribosome small subunit-dependent GTPase A, whose translation MSRPKAAAPAKPTDATIVRGRVVEAFGRHYTVEFPDGSRRQCYPRGKRGAAAVGDVVDIAIEGKAEGAINTIVPRRNLLYRSDDFRTKQFAANVDQLLIVVATEPDFADDLVGRALVGAWSANISPCVILNKVDKVTRLPAARQRLARIAALGVPVIELSAHDIDATRATLAPRLAGVTTLLLGQSGMGKSTLLNALIPEAAAPTQEHSIALGAGRHTTTSTRLYHLPDALAPGGDLIDSPGFQAFGLQHLTPEDIVNGFPEFKPFTEQCRFYNCTHRHEPGCGVLDALKRGEISEYRHALYMRVLAENESAVRY comes from the coding sequence GTGAGCCGACCCAAAGCCGCCGCCCCGGCCAAGCCTACCGACGCCACCATTGTCCGCGGCCGCGTGGTCGAAGCCTTCGGCCGGCATTACACGGTGGAATTCCCGGACGGGTCCCGCCGGCAGTGCTACCCGCGCGGCAAGCGCGGCGCGGCCGCCGTGGGCGACGTGGTCGACATTGCCATCGAAGGCAAGGCCGAAGGCGCGATCAACACGATCGTGCCGCGCCGCAATCTGCTGTACCGGTCCGACGACTTCCGCACCAAGCAATTCGCCGCCAACGTCGATCAATTGCTGATCGTGGTGGCCACCGAACCCGACTTTGCGGACGACCTGGTCGGCCGCGCCCTGGTCGGCGCGTGGAGCGCCAACATTTCGCCCTGCGTGATCCTGAACAAGGTCGACAAGGTGACCCGGCTGCCGGCCGCCCGCCAGCGGCTCGCCCGCATTGCTGCCCTGGGCGTGCCGGTGATCGAATTGAGCGCGCACGATATCGACGCCACCCGGGCCACCCTGGCGCCGCGGCTGGCCGGCGTCACCACGCTGTTGCTGGGGCAAAGCGGCATGGGCAAATCCACGCTGCTCAATGCCCTGATTCCCGAAGCCGCCGCGCCAACGCAGGAACATTCGATCGCCCTGGGCGCCGGCCGGCACACCACGACCAGCACACGGCTCTACCACCTGCCCGATGCCCTGGCTCCTGGCGGCGACCTGATCGATTCCCCGGGCTTCCAGGCCTTTGGACTGCAGCACCTGACGCCCGAAGACATCGTCAACGGGTTTCCGGAATTCAAGCCATTTACCGAGCAGTGCCGCTTCTATAACTGCACGCACCGGCACGAACCGGGCTGCGGCGTGCTGGACGCGCTGAAGCGCGGCGAGATCAGCGAATACCGCCACGCGCTGTACATGCGTGTGCTGGCGGAAAACGAAAGCGCTGTCCGGTATTGA
- a CDS encoding M48 family metallopeptidase, producing the protein MFTLLFVFLLLLGVALRLWLSTRQTRHVVRHRGDVPAEFAGRIGLHSHTRAADYTVARVRFDMFAIVFDAVLLLALTLLGGLQALDVLASRLVDGDFARQLVLIALVTGVLGVLGLPFTLWRQFRIEARFGFNRMTWRLFVADAVKGLVLSVVLGLPLVAAILWLMDSAGPLWWLWAWGVWMVFNVTLLLLFPTVIAPLFNSFTPLADETLVDRIDRLATRCGFSLNGLFVMDGSKRSAHGNAYFTGFGKGKRIVFFDTLLARLLPQEIEAVLAHELGHFTHRHILKRLIFSFALTLAGFALLGWLSGKVWFYTGLGVEPSLTGSNSALALILFFLVAPVFSFPFTPLGSWYSRKHEFEADRYATEHANADDLVSALVKLYDDNAATLTPDPVHSAFYDSHPPASVRIRRLIDQGATSPSAHGAIPTPESA; encoded by the coding sequence GTGTTCACCCTGCTGTTCGTCTTCCTGCTCCTGCTGGGCGTTGCGCTGAGGCTGTGGCTGTCCACGCGGCAGACCCGTCATGTGGTGCGCCACCGCGGCGACGTGCCCGCCGAATTTGCCGGCCGCATCGGTCTGCACAGCCACACCCGCGCCGCCGACTACACGGTGGCGCGCGTGCGGTTCGACATGTTCGCGATCGTGTTCGATGCCGTGCTGCTGCTCGCGCTGACCCTGCTGGGCGGCCTGCAGGCGCTCGACGTGCTGGCTTCACGCCTGGTCGATGGCGACTTTGCCCGCCAATTGGTGCTGATCGCGCTGGTGACTGGGGTGCTGGGCGTGCTGGGCCTGCCGTTCACGCTGTGGCGTCAGTTCCGCATCGAAGCGCGCTTCGGGTTCAATCGCATGACGTGGCGGCTGTTCGTGGCCGATGCCGTCAAGGGGCTGGTGCTGTCGGTGGTGCTGGGCCTGCCGCTCGTGGCCGCCATCCTGTGGTTGATGGACAGCGCCGGGCCGCTCTGGTGGTTGTGGGCCTGGGGCGTGTGGATGGTGTTCAACGTCACCCTGTTGCTGTTGTTCCCGACCGTGATCGCGCCCCTGTTCAACTCGTTCACGCCGCTGGCCGACGAGACTCTGGTAGACCGGATCGACCGGCTGGCCACGCGTTGCGGCTTCTCGCTCAATGGCCTGTTCGTCATGGACGGGTCCAAGCGGTCGGCGCACGGCAACGCCTATTTCACGGGCTTTGGCAAAGGCAAACGCATCGTGTTCTTCGACACCCTGCTCGCGCGCCTGCTGCCCCAGGAAATCGAAGCCGTGCTGGCGCACGAACTGGGCCACTTCACGCATCGGCACATCCTCAAGCGGCTGATCTTCAGTTTTGCGCTGACCCTGGCCGGCTTTGCGCTGCTGGGCTGGCTCTCGGGCAAGGTCTGGTTCTATACCGGCCTGGGCGTCGAGCCTTCCCTGACCGGCAGCAACAGCGCGCTGGCGCTGATCCTGTTCTTTCTGGTAGCGCCGGTATTCAGCTTTCCGTTCACGCCGCTGGGCAGCTGGTATTCGCGCAAGCACGAATTCGAAGCCGACCGCTACGCCACCGAACACGCCAACGCCGACGATCTGGTGTCGGCGCTGGTCAAGCTGTATGACGACAACGCCGCGACCCTGACGCCGGATCCGGTGCACTCGGCGTTCTACGACAGCCACCCGCCCGCCAGCGTGCGGATCCGGCGGCTGATCGATCAAGGGGCGACCTCGCCTTCGGCGCATGGCGCCATCCCCACCCCGGAGTCCGCATGA
- the orn gene encoding oligoribonuclease, which translates to MALNENHLVWLDMEMTGLDPAKERIIEVAVVVTDAQLEVVAEGPVLAIHQSDELLDAMDAWNKGTHGRSGLIERVKASTVTEADAETQLLDFLSQYVPPGKSPLCGNTISQDRRFMFSYMPRFEAFFHYRNLDVSTLKELCRRWKPEIYKGFQKKSKHEALADIYESIDELKYYREHFLKA; encoded by the coding sequence ATGGCCTTGAACGAAAACCACCTGGTCTGGCTGGACATGGAAATGACCGGCCTGGACCCGGCAAAAGAACGCATCATCGAGGTGGCCGTGGTCGTGACCGACGCGCAGCTCGAGGTCGTGGCCGAAGGTCCGGTGCTGGCCATCCATCAATCCGACGAACTGCTCGATGCGATGGACGCCTGGAACAAGGGCACGCACGGCCGCAGCGGCCTGATCGAACGCGTCAAGGCGTCGACCGTGACCGAAGCCGATGCCGAAACGCAGCTGCTCGATTTCCTGTCGCAGTACGTGCCGCCGGGCAAGTCGCCGCTGTGCGGCAACACGATCAGCCAGGACCGCCGCTTCATGTTCAGCTACATGCCGCGCTTCGAGGCCTTTTTCCACTATCGCAACCTGGACGTCAGCACCCTGAAAGAGCTGTGCCGCCGCTGGAAGCCCGAGATCTACAAGGGGTTCCAGAAAAAGAGCAAGCACGAAGCCTTGGCCGACATCTACGAGTCGATCGACGAGCTGAAGTACTACCGCGAGCACTTCCTGAAGGCCTGA
- a CDS encoding AEC family transporter: MDLFLRIAGIITPVFLIVLAGWWYGRARHPDMATFNRICLEVLTPALVFSALAAKDFDIRGQWPLMLAAVGMVAGSGLLSWPFARVMGVKPRALLPPMMFINSGNMGLPLALLALGPTGMAPAVAFFIVTNTLHFSLGVKILSREASVRVLLLSPLMIATALGLVFAFLCIPVSPWVMTGLKMLGDATIPMLLFSLGVRLTHMSMRGWRIGMASAVLRPVVGIALAFPLMWLLPLDSVQRTLLFLYAALPPAVINYLFAEQYNAEPDKVASMVMIGNAMAVVFVPIGLWLGLRAG; the protein is encoded by the coding sequence GTGGATCTTTTTCTGCGGATCGCCGGCATCATCACGCCGGTGTTCCTGATCGTGCTGGCGGGATGGTGGTACGGACGCGCGCGGCATCCGGACATGGCGACCTTCAACCGGATCTGCCTGGAAGTGCTGACACCGGCGCTGGTGTTTTCGGCGCTGGCGGCCAAGGACTTCGACATTCGCGGGCAATGGCCGCTCATGCTTGCCGCGGTGGGAATGGTGGCCGGCTCGGGGCTGCTGTCGTGGCCGTTTGCGCGGGTCATGGGCGTCAAGCCGCGCGCGTTGCTGCCGCCCATGATGTTCATCAATTCCGGGAACATGGGGCTGCCGCTGGCCTTGCTGGCGCTCGGGCCGACGGGCATGGCGCCCGCCGTGGCCTTCTTCATTGTCACCAATACGCTGCACTTCTCGCTGGGGGTCAAGATCCTGAGCCGGGAAGCGTCCGTGCGGGTGCTGTTACTGTCGCCGTTGATGATCGCCACCGCGCTGGGGCTGGTGTTTGCGTTCCTGTGCATCCCGGTGTCGCCCTGGGTGATGACGGGCCTCAAGATGCTCGGCGACGCGACGATTCCGATGCTGCTGTTTTCGCTGGGCGTGCGGCTGACGCACATGTCGATGCGCGGCTGGCGGATCGGCATGGCCAGCGCGGTGCTGCGGCCGGTGGTCGGCATCGCGCTGGCGTTTCCGCTGATGTGGCTGCTGCCGCTGGACAGCGTGCAGCGCACCTTGCTGTTCCTGTACGCTGCGCTGCCGCCGGCGGTGATCAACTATCTGTTCGCGGAGCAGTACAACGCCGAGCCGGACAAGGTGGCGTCCATGGTCATGATCGGCAATGCGATGGCCGTGGTGTTCGTGCCGATCGGACTGTGGCTGGGGCTGCGGGCGGGGTAG
- a CDS encoding MATE family efflux transporter — MNASTTPPSGSGAHGRTPFGEAPAGAPADAAAASAAAPAPSPTAPKAPGVTGPATFRRTARLILQQGWPVLVGQWAGMAFGVLDTAMTGHASPTALAAMALAVSIYITVFVGLMGVLHALIPIIAQHFGAGRLDRIGHTWGQGVWLALGLSALGATAMMFPDVWLSMSGDVSPEVRDQVSGYLMMLAIALPAGLVFRTVYALNTAVSRPKVVMMINLLGVGLKFIFNWIFIYGNLGAPDMGAVGAGLSTALVYWISLGISAVILVRDPFYRRFSMRIGRPDWKALGELLHLGVPMGASYLIEVTSFTFMALLVAREGVFATGGHQIMSNLAAVCFMMPMALGVATGALTAQAIGAGDYPRARRIGATGLRLAMTGAVLTVLVMLVGRQAIVGAYTNDPKVAMVALGLLNLLTLFHLADALQCMTAYLLRAYKVAVIPMCIQAGALWGIGLTGGWYLAFGPGAGSLAGIVDRFMPGATPGAGSMWLMAAFSMLISGSLLQVWYQRIVRKLAVQTAA; from the coding sequence ATGAACGCCTCGACCACGCCGCCATCCGGGTCCGGCGCGCACGGCCGCACCCCGTTCGGCGAAGCCCCTGCCGGCGCACCGGCCGACGCCGCTGCCGCATCGGCGGCCGCCCCTGCGCCATCCCCGACCGCCCCCAAGGCACCCGGCGTGACCGGCCCGGCCACCTTCCGCCGCACCGCCCGCCTGATACTGCAACAAGGCTGGCCGGTGCTGGTCGGCCAGTGGGCCGGCATGGCGTTCGGCGTGCTGGACACAGCCATGACGGGGCACGCCTCGCCCACCGCCCTGGCCGCCATGGCGCTGGCCGTCTCCATCTACATCACTGTATTCGTCGGCCTGATGGGCGTGCTGCACGCGCTGATCCCCATCATCGCGCAGCATTTCGGCGCTGGCCGCCTCGACCGGATCGGCCACACCTGGGGCCAGGGCGTGTGGCTGGCGCTGGGGCTGTCCGCGCTGGGCGCCACGGCCATGATGTTCCCCGACGTCTGGCTGTCCATGTCGGGCGACGTGTCGCCCGAAGTCCGGGACCAGGTCAGCGGCTACCTGATGATGCTGGCCATCGCGCTGCCGGCGGGCCTGGTATTCCGGACCGTCTACGCCCTGAACACGGCTGTGTCGCGCCCGAAGGTCGTGATGATGATCAACCTGCTGGGCGTGGGCCTGAAATTCATCTTCAACTGGATCTTCATTTACGGCAACCTGGGCGCGCCGGACATGGGCGCGGTCGGCGCGGGCCTGTCGACGGCCCTGGTGTACTGGATCAGCCTGGGCATCAGCGCCGTGATCCTGGTGCGCGACCCGTTCTATCGCCGCTTTTCCATGCGTATTGGCCGCCCCGACTGGAAGGCGCTAGGTGAACTGCTGCACCTGGGCGTGCCGATGGGCGCGTCCTACCTGATCGAAGTCACGTCGTTTACGTTCATGGCGCTGCTGGTGGCGCGCGAAGGTGTGTTCGCGACCGGCGGGCACCAGATCATGTCCAACCTGGCCGCAGTCTGCTTCATGATGCCGATGGCGCTGGGCGTGGCCACGGGCGCCCTGACCGCGCAGGCGATCGGCGCCGGTGACTACCCGCGCGCGCGGCGCATCGGCGCGACCGGCCTGCGGCTCGCCATGACCGGCGCGGTGTTGACGGTATTGGTGATGCTGGTTGGCCGGCAGGCGATTGTCGGCGCTTATACCAACGACCCGAAGGTGGCCATGGTGGCGTTGGGGCTGCTGAACCTGTTGACGCTGTTCCACCTGGCCGACGCGCTGCAATGCATGACCGCCTACCTGCTGCGCGCCTACAAGGTCGCCGTGATCCCGATGTGCATCCAGGCGGGCGCGCTGTGGGGCATCGGCCTGACCGGCGGCTGGTATCTGGCGTTCGGTCCGGGCGCCGGATCGCTGGCAGGCATTGTCGACCGCTTCATGCCGGGCGCCACGCCCGGTGCCGGCAGCATGTGGCTGATGGCGGCGTTCAGCATGCTGATTTCGGGTTCGCTGTTGCAGGTCTGGTACCAGCGCATCGTGCGCAAGCTGGCGGTGCAGACGGCGGCGTAG
- a CDS encoding ArnT family glycosyltransferase — MSTSPARYADPHQPNPARLTATATTKLPRWGLLGLCLIYILAGLITREPWKSEDVIGYAQMWSAVNGDWRQWLTPEVAGIAVTQEGPLPTWLGALSMMLLQPLAGAIVASRIPNLIWFGITSSSLWYGAYLLARRAEAQPLALPFGGQPGARDYGRMLADASLLLLVGTLGVLWRSHETSAEPAALAFGAFAFYSLTRMLDHPRWGAVTLGIALGGAFLSRGFPALAPLVIGVLLAGWRCAALRPAVKWMALLSLPIALAISLAWWIPASELNPYWMRGWWSWNASVLGVLTGPGASAAFRNLLWFLWPTWPLVLLTIWRWRGFVGAPHIQIPLAMLIGAALMLLVTRTPLDAEFLAFVIPSAVLAALALPTLRRGLINALDWFAVMVFSFALAVIWLGWIAIMTGVPPKIARNIARQTPGYEAELSLLALAIAVVSTLAWIALVVWRLRERPTGLWRGTVLAAGGVVVNWLLLMTLWLPSINYSKSYREVSGSLAAALAEVPTNKAGAGASRPAATRGTAVRGGECVRSAGLGLPQRASFAVFDGLVFERSADCPLVLLQGNASTLWHAVGQGDYAGAQVIWEGGRASDSRRSANEREYFMLLRTAPGTGGRK, encoded by the coding sequence ATGTCCACTTCCCCAGCGCGCTACGCCGATCCTCACCAGCCCAATCCCGCCCGGCTCACCGCCACGGCGACGACCAAGCTGCCGCGTTGGGGCTTGCTGGGTCTGTGCCTGATCTACATCCTGGCCGGCCTGATCACCCGCGAGCCCTGGAAGTCCGAAGACGTCATCGGCTACGCGCAAATGTGGTCCGCCGTGAATGGCGACTGGCGCCAGTGGCTCACCCCGGAAGTGGCCGGCATTGCCGTCACCCAGGAAGGGCCGTTGCCCACCTGGCTGGGCGCGCTGTCCATGATGCTGCTGCAGCCGCTGGCAGGCGCGATCGTCGCCAGCCGCATTCCCAATCTGATCTGGTTCGGCATCACCTCGTCCAGCCTCTGGTATGGCGCCTACCTGCTCGCTCGCCGGGCCGAAGCGCAGCCGCTGGCCCTGCCCTTTGGCGGCCAGCCCGGCGCGCGGGATTACGGCCGCATGCTGGCCGATGCGTCGCTGTTGCTGCTGGTGGGGACGCTGGGCGTGCTGTGGCGCAGCCATGAAACGTCGGCCGAACCGGCGGCGCTGGCTTTTGGCGCTTTCGCCTTCTATTCGCTGACCCGCATGCTGGACCACCCCCGATGGGGCGCGGTCACGCTGGGCATCGCGCTGGGCGGCGCCTTCCTGTCGCGCGGTTTTCCGGCGCTAGCGCCGCTGGTGATTGGCGTGCTGCTGGCCGGCTGGCGCTGCGCGGCCCTGCGGCCAGCGGTCAAGTGGATGGCCCTGCTCAGCCTGCCGATCGCCCTGGCGATTTCCCTGGCGTGGTGGATCCCGGCATCCGAACTCAATCCCTACTGGATGCGCGGCTGGTGGAGCTGGAACGCCAGCGTGCTGGGCGTCCTGACCGGCCCCGGCGCCAGCGCGGCGTTCCGCAATCTGTTGTGGTTCCTGTGGCCGACGTGGCCCCTGGTACTGCTGACGATCTGGCGCTGGCGCGGTTTTGTGGGCGCGCCGCATATCCAGATCCCGTTGGCAATGCTGATCGGCGCCGCGCTGATGCTGCTGGTCACGCGCACGCCGCTGGACGCCGAATTCCTGGCCTTTGTGATTCCAAGCGCCGTATTGGCGGCCCTGGCCCTGCCCACCCTGCGGCGCGGCCTGATCAACGCGCTGGACTGGTTCGCGGTGATGGTGTTTTCGTTCGCGCTGGCGGTGATCTGGCTAGGCTGGATCGCCATCATGACCGGCGTGCCGCCCAAGATCGCCCGCAACATCGCGCGCCAGACCCCCGGGTACGAAGCGGAACTGTCGCTGCTTGCCCTGGCGATCGCCGTCGTGAGCACCCTGGCGTGGATCGCCCTGGTGGTGTGGCGCCTGCGCGAGCGGCCCACCGGCCTGTGGCGCGGCACGGTGCTAGCCGCGGGCGGCGTGGTGGTGAACTGGCTGCTGCTAATGACGCTGTGGCTGCCGTCGATCAACTACAGCAAGAGCTACCGCGAAGTGTCGGGCAGCCTGGCCGCGGCCCTGGCCGAAGTGCCAACCAACAAGGCAGGCGCGGGCGCATCGCGTCCAGCTGCCACGCGCGGCACCGCCGTACGCGGCGGCGAATGTGTGCGCAGCGCGGGCCTGGGCTTGCCGCAGCGCGCGTCTTTTGCGGTGTTCGACGGCCTGGTGTTCGAACGGTCGGCGGACTGCCCCCTGGTGCTGCTGCAGGGCAACGCCAGCACCTTGTGGCACGCCGTGGGCCAGGGCGATTACGCCGGCGCCCAAGTGATCTGGGAAGGCGGCCGCGCGTCCGACTCACGACGGAGCGCCAACGAACGTGAGTACTTCATGTTGTTGAGAACGGCGCCGGGCACCGGCGGACGCAAATGA
- a CDS encoding type B 50S ribosomal protein L31: MKAGVHPEYREVLFQDLQTGAKFITRSTLNSRESIEFEGKTYPLFKCDVTSESHPFYTGAQTRIVETGRVEKFRARFATTSAVKPAAVVAETKPAAE; encoded by the coding sequence ATGAAAGCAGGCGTTCACCCCGAATACCGCGAAGTCCTGTTCCAGGACCTGCAAACCGGTGCCAAGTTCATTACCCGTTCGACCCTGAACTCGCGTGAGTCGATCGAATTCGAAGGCAAGACCTACCCGCTCTTCAAGTGCGACGTGACCTCCGAATCGCATCCGTTCTACACCGGCGCGCAAACGCGTATCGTTGAAACGGGCCGCGTTGAAAAGTTCCGCGCACGTTTCGCAACCACGTCGGCCGTCAAGCCGGCAGCAGTGGTTGCCGAAACCAAGCCTGCTGCCGAGTAA
- a CDS encoding FecR family protein yields the protein MTVPDPSRDDSDRPNSPLARVAIGAAAVAVVAGMLGGGWIGWQTWRSSPGYTQNYVADRGQTVTITLPDADSDADKTVLQLDTATSVNARLYSNRRVMLVEEGRASFDIKPNREQPFYVLAGAAQVEGTGAVYSVGQAKTGIEAGRTVISVEAGTVKVTSTASPEMMASSSQDAGQDYAPRELGAGQRLTADDKGRLGTIVELSDSEITAWRQGRIVLKNTPLARAVAEFERYGRTGLVVRQPAVGALTVDGTYGVRQFREFADALPGMLPVRLQQQGDVIEIVGR from the coding sequence ATGACAGTACCCGACCCTTCCCGCGACGACAGCGATCGTCCCAATTCCCCCCTGGCCCGCGTGGCCATCGGCGCGGCGGCGGTTGCCGTCGTGGCCGGCATGCTGGGCGGCGGCTGGATAGGGTGGCAGACCTGGCGCAGCTCGCCGGGCTACACACAGAACTACGTTGCCGACCGCGGCCAGACCGTCACGATCACCCTCCCCGACGCCGATTCCGACGCCGACAAAACCGTGCTGCAACTGGACACGGCCACCAGTGTGAACGCGCGCCTCTACAGCAACCGGCGCGTCATGCTGGTGGAAGAAGGCCGCGCGTCGTTCGACATCAAGCCCAATCGCGAACAGCCTTTTTACGTCCTGGCCGGCGCCGCGCAGGTCGAAGGCACCGGGGCGGTGTACTCGGTCGGCCAGGCCAAGACCGGCATCGAGGCGGGCCGGACCGTCATTTCGGTCGAAGCGGGCACGGTCAAGGTCACGAGCACGGCGTCGCCGGAAATGATGGCGTCCAGTTCCCAGGACGCCGGCCAGGACTACGCGCCGCGCGAACTGGGCGCCGGCCAGCGGCTGACCGCCGATGACAAAGGCCGGCTGGGAACGATCGTGGAATTGTCCGACAGCGAGATCACGGCATGGCGCCAGGGCCGGATCGTGTTGAAGAACACGCCGCTGGCACGGGCGGTAGCCGAGTTCGAGCGCTACGGGCGCACCGGGCTGGTCGTGCGCCAGCCGGCAGTGGGCGCGCTGACGGTGGACGGCACGTACGGGGTCAGGCAATTCCGGGAATTTGCGGACGCGCTGCCCGGGATGCTGCCGGTACGGCTGCAGCAGCAAGGCGACGTGATCGAGATCGTCGGGCGCTGA
- a CDS encoding Bug family tripartite tricarboxylate transporter substrate binding protein yields MTLTHRLGALAAGLALAGMLNTAHAAFPDKPVTMVVPFPAGGTTDLIARQLAARMGTELKQTIVVENRPGAGGNIGAQAVSRAQPDGYTLLLSTAGPLSINQHLYKDPGYNPVTGFTPIALVCAVPIMLVANPSAPFKTVTELIAYTKANPGKVSYGSQGNGTTSHLTMELLKTKAGVNLMHIPYRGSAPAATDLMGGTILVMFDNSPSTLPYVKSDRMRALGVASPRRVKGLNDIPAIAETVPGFSSTAWFGLVAPPGLPADVSAKLNKTLNDVLANPAFREELAASGGEPLGGTAAEFATFRDAETAKWGEIVKASGIKLD; encoded by the coding sequence TTGACCCTTACCCACCGCCTTGGCGCCCTTGCCGCCGGACTGGCGCTTGCCGGCATGCTGAATACCGCCCACGCCGCCTTCCCCGACAAGCCCGTGACGATGGTCGTCCCGTTCCCCGCAGGCGGCACCACCGACCTGATCGCACGCCAGCTGGCTGCGCGGATGGGCACCGAGCTGAAGCAGACCATCGTGGTCGAAAACCGCCCGGGCGCGGGCGGCAACATCGGGGCCCAGGCGGTGTCGCGCGCGCAGCCGGATGGCTACACCCTGCTGCTGTCGACCGCCGGCCCGCTCAGCATCAACCAGCATCTGTACAAGGACCCGGGCTACAACCCCGTGACCGGCTTTACGCCGATCGCGCTGGTGTGCGCGGTGCCGATCATGCTGGTGGCCAATCCGTCGGCCCCCTTCAAGACCGTGACCGAACTGATCGCCTATACCAAGGCCAATCCGGGCAAGGTGTCGTACGGCTCGCAGGGCAACGGCACCACCAGCCACCTGACGATGGAACTGCTCAAGACCAAGGCGGGCGTCAACCTGATGCACATCCCGTATCGCGGCAGCGCGCCAGCCGCGACCGACCTGATGGGCGGCACGATCCTGGTCATGTTCGACAACTCTCCCAGCACGTTGCCTTACGTCAAGTCGGACCGCATGCGCGCGCTGGGCGTGGCGTCGCCCAGGCGGGTCAAGGGGCTGAATGACATTCCGGCCATTGCCGAAACGGTGCCCGGCTTTTCGTCGACGGCATGGTTCGGCCTGGTGGCGCCGCCGGGCTTGCCGGCAGACGTGTCCGCCAAGCTGAATAAAACGCTGAACGACGTGCTGGCGAACCCGGCCTTCCGGGAAGAACTGGCGGCGTCGGGCGGCGAACCGCTGGGCGGCACGGCAGCCGAATTCGCCACGTTCCGCGATGCCGAAACGGCCAAGTGGGGCGAGATCGTCAAGGCGTCGGGCATCAAGCTGGACTGA